From one Marinobacter sp. LV10MA510-1 genomic stretch:
- a CDS encoding pilin — MKNSQQGFTLIELMIVVAIIGILAVIAIPQYQSYVARAQVARVVGEVNSLKTAAEDMMLQGKMDDNVTVLQLGFSGSNLLGEVPDPADDADDGATLDNPSLALAVGELTMAATLNGDVASAIKGSTVTLTRTAKGSWSCKTASGGAAGWDDDYAPAGCKP; from the coding sequence ATGAAGAATAGTCAGCAGGGCTTTACGCTGATTGAATTGATGATTGTTGTGGCTATTATTGGTATTTTGGCGGTGATTGCTATTCCGCAGTATCAAAGCTATGTGGCTCGTGCGCAGGTTGCCCGTGTCGTTGGCGAAGTGAATTCGCTGAAAACCGCAGCTGAAGATATGATGTTGCAAGGTAAGATGGATGATAATGTAACAGTACTACAATTGGGATTTTCTGGTTCGAATTTACTTGGGGAAGTGCCTGATCCGGCTGACGATGCTGATGACGGTGCGACTTTAGATAATCCATCACTAGCTCTTGCCGTCGGTGAGCTAACTATGGCGGCCACGCTCAATGGCGACGTTGCTTCTGCTATTAAAGGTTCTACGGTAACTTTGACTCGCACAGCTAAAGGTAGTTGGAGCTGTAAAACTGCGTCAGGCGGAGCTGCTGGTTGGGATGATGACTACGCGCCAGCCGGCTGCAAGCCATAG
- a CDS encoding MerR family transcriptional regulator, with amino-acid sequence MPGTARSKPSNNNELPAIPGKRYFAIGEVAELCAVKAHVLRYWEQEFPHLSPVKRRGNRRYYQRADVITIRQIRSLLYDQGHTIGGAKQQLSNASQESLLASWFEFVIGNRTVTDSGLKDEPVWRRQGIGYASSL; translated from the coding sequence ATCCCTGGTACAGCCAGATCGAAACCCAGCAACAACAACGAACTACCTGCCATCCCCGGCAAACGCTATTTCGCCATCGGCGAAGTAGCAGAACTGTGCGCCGTAAAAGCCCACGTACTGCGCTACTGGGAACAGGAATTCCCCCACCTGTCCCCAGTCAAGCGTCGCGGTAACCGCCGTTATTACCAGCGCGCAGACGTCATCACTATCCGCCAGATTCGCAGCTTGTTGTATGACCAGGGCCACACCATTGGCGGTGCCAAACAGCAGCTGTCCAACGCCTCTCAGGAGAGTCTGTTGGCTTCTTGGTTCGAGTTCGTAATAGGGAACCGAACTGTCACGGATTCTGGTTTGAAGGATGAGCCAGTCTGGAGACGTCAAGGTATCGGTTATGCATCGTCGTTATAA
- a CDS encoding type II toxin-antitoxin system HicB family antitoxin, translated as MRFPVALHTDDGKNYGVTVPDIPGCFSAGSNEDKALDNAREAILGHLELLAEFGEDIPTANSIAEHRTNTDFEGAVWGFIEIDVTPFLGKAEKINITVPRLVLRQIDRYVKEHPNEARSRSAFLSEAALERMRKSHDKAKTLA; from the coding sequence ATGCGTTTCCCAGTAGCACTTCATACAGATGACGGAAAGAACTACGGCGTTACTGTGCCCGATATTCCTGGCTGCTTCTCTGCAGGCAGCAATGAAGACAAGGCTTTAGACAACGCACGTGAGGCAATTCTTGGTCACCTTGAGCTATTAGCAGAATTTGGAGAAGACATTCCTACTGCAAACTCCATTGCGGAGCACCGTACAAACACAGACTTTGAGGGTGCGGTGTGGGGCTTCATCGAGATCGATGTAACACCATTCCTGGGCAAGGCGGAAAAGATCAATATCACCGTGCCCCGTTTGGTTTTGCGTCAGATTGACAGATATGTGAAGGAGCACCCGAACGAGGCGCGGTCACGCTCTGCGTTTCTATCTGAGGCAGCTTTGGAAAGGATGCGTAAATCGCACGACAAGGCTAAGACCCTGGCATAA
- a CDS encoding type II toxin-antitoxin system HicA family toxin, whose product MITQKKLEKDGWELVRVNGCHHHFKHPTKPGLVTLPHPKSELPKGTLNNIWKQAGWK is encoded by the coding sequence ATGATCACTCAAAAGAAACTGGAAAAAGATGGCTGGGAGTTGGTGCGAGTGAATGGGTGCCATCATCACTTTAAGCATCCCACAAAGCCGGGGCTGGTTACGCTGCCACACCCTAAGTCGGAACTGCCAAAGGGTACATTGAACAATATCTGGAAGCAGGCCGGTTGGAAATAA
- a CDS encoding type II toxin-antitoxin system RelE family toxin, translating into MTYKYALEFKASALKEWKKLAPVLQQQFKKKLKQRLKEPHVPADALFGLSNCYKIKLRSAGYRLVYEVEDNRVVVTVVAVGKREGGEVYSRAHRRS; encoded by the coding sequence ATGACTTATAAGTACGCCCTTGAGTTTAAAGCTTCTGCTTTGAAAGAATGGAAAAAACTTGCGCCAGTTCTTCAACAGCAGTTTAAGAAAAAACTAAAACAGCGGCTCAAAGAGCCACATGTGCCGGCGGATGCCCTTTTTGGCCTGTCTAACTGCTACAAAATTAAGTTACGTAGCGCCGGATATCGTTTGGTGTATGAGGTCGAGGATAACCGGGTTGTCGTAACCGTGGTGGCCGTTGGCAAGCGGGAGGGTGGCGAGGTTTACAGCCGAGCACACCGTCGATCCTGA
- a CDS encoding type II toxin-antitoxin system Phd/YefM family antitoxin: protein MTQPVYTEITASISELKKNPMAAVNAGEGFPIAVLNRNKPAFYCVPADVYEAILDRLDDQELTRLVESRRAEPGIPVNLDDL, encoded by the coding sequence ATGACACAGCCCGTTTACACCGAAATTACAGCTAGCATTTCCGAGTTGAAAAAAAACCCGATGGCTGCTGTGAACGCCGGCGAGGGATTTCCGATTGCTGTGCTAAATCGGAACAAACCGGCCTTTTATTGCGTGCCGGCCGATGTCTATGAAGCCATACTGGACCGCCTGGACGATCAGGAGTTAACGCGCCTGGTAGAGTCTCGCCGCGCAGAGCCAGGCATTCCGGTTAACTTAGATGACTTATAA
- a CDS encoding DUF2784 domain-containing protein, which yields MYSFAADAILVTHVLFVAFVVFGLMLVYAGFFLKWQWVRNVWFRSVHLVAIGVVVLQSWFGFICPLTTWEMGLRARAGQAVYDGSFIAHWLHQFLYFQAPPWVFIACYTAFGGLVLLSWFLVRPNPASRN from the coding sequence CTGTATTCTTTTGCCGCTGACGCGATACTTGTCACGCATGTATTGTTCGTGGCTTTTGTCGTTTTCGGGCTGATGCTGGTTTATGCGGGCTTTTTTCTGAAGTGGCAGTGGGTGAGAAATGTGTGGTTCCGTAGTGTGCACCTGGTTGCAATCGGCGTTGTCGTTTTGCAGTCCTGGTTTGGTTTCATTTGCCCGCTTACAACCTGGGAAATGGGTCTACGGGCGAGGGCAGGTCAAGCTGTCTACGATGGTTCTTTCATAGCCCATTGGCTGCACCAGTTTTTATATTTCCAAGCGCCGCCGTGGGTCTTTATTGCCTGCTATACCGCTTTTGGTGGGCTGGTGTTGCTCAGTTGGTTTCTGGTTCGGCCAAACCCTGCCTCTCGAAATTGA
- a CDS encoding phosphate-starvation-inducible protein PsiE — translation MSTKKSTDCSQNSEAQSTASAHDDVPGVDSGKKTFALTTFKAIENLLLIIVVLMTLGGVAFELLTVYGAHKIRLADILLMFLYLEVIGMVAVFYSDRRSAFVYPIFIAITALARLIILQGKDMAPENILYEAIAILILALAAIVIIRLNRV, via the coding sequence ATGAGCACTAAAAAAAGTACAGATTGCAGTCAAAACTCAGAAGCGCAGTCAACGGCAAGCGCGCATGACGACGTACCCGGTGTCGATTCTGGCAAAAAGACTTTCGCTCTTACTACTTTTAAGGCGATCGAAAATTTGTTGCTGATCATCGTTGTGTTGATGACGCTGGGCGGTGTGGCTTTCGAGCTTCTTACGGTTTACGGTGCCCACAAGATCCGCCTTGCGGACATCCTGCTGATGTTTCTTTACCTAGAGGTGATCGGCATGGTGGCTGTGTTTTACTCGGATCGGCGCTCTGCCTTTGTCTACCCGATTTTCATTGCGATTACGGCACTCGCCCGATTGATTATTCTGCAGGGTAAAGACATGGCGCCTGAGAATATTCTGTACGAGGCAATTGCAATCCTAATCTTGGCTTTGGCCGCGATTGTTATCATTCGTTTGAACCGAGTTTGA
- a CDS encoding ParA family protein, with product MRIIAFYSPKGGVGKTAAAVNIAYLASKDNCQTLLWDLDPQGASSFYLSGAAPLKGNKLSKLLEGKSPIAKFIHDDVYPRLDFIPAHSSFRNFDIKLEQETDGNQLKKLLAPLSEETSLVILDCPPTLSRLTEQVLEVADQVYVPLVPTWLSMNSWNQLHDFAKSKKLGVKKLRPFFSMVDRRKKLHRELVERGPELINNCLNVAIPYASVVERMGEEGKPLEKLSPRSTAAGAYRQLWASIKKDLW from the coding sequence ATGAGGATTATTGCGTTCTACAGTCCCAAGGGCGGAGTTGGCAAAACGGCGGCGGCCGTGAACATTGCATACCTGGCAAGCAAGGACAACTGCCAGACTCTGTTGTGGGATCTCGACCCCCAGGGCGCTTCCAGCTTCTATCTTTCCGGTGCCGCGCCGCTCAAAGGCAACAAACTCTCCAAACTGCTTGAGGGCAAATCGCCCATAGCCAAGTTTATCCACGATGATGTTTACCCCCGCCTGGATTTTATTCCGGCACACTCGAGCTTCCGCAACTTCGACATCAAGCTTGAGCAGGAAACCGATGGCAACCAACTCAAGAAGCTGCTCGCCCCACTTTCCGAAGAAACCAGCCTGGTGATTCTGGACTGCCCGCCTACGCTGTCACGACTAACCGAACAGGTGCTGGAGGTTGCAGACCAGGTTTACGTGCCACTCGTGCCTACCTGGCTGTCCATGAACAGCTGGAATCAGCTGCACGATTTTGCCAAGAGCAAGAAGTTAGGTGTTAAAAAGCTACGCCCGTTTTTCTCTATGGTCGATCGCCGCAAGAAACTGCACCGGGAGTTGGTTGAGCGTGGTCCGGAACTGATAAACAACTGCCTGAATGTGGCAATACCCTACGCAAGCGTGGTTGAGCGCATGGGCGAAGAGGGCAAGCCTCTGGAAAAACTGAGTCCCAGAAGCACCGCGGCCGGGGCTTATCGCCAGCTTTGGGCCAGCATTAAAAAAGACCTTTGGTGA
- a CDS encoding acyl-CoA dehydrogenase C-terminal domain-containing protein produces the protein MKYQAPANDLRFFLFDVLGVDRLHELEKYADATPDLISVVIDEAGKLAAEVIQPTNQTGDREGCHYDPETHAVTTPDAFKPAYKKLVDGGWTSLDAPVEFGGQGLPHTLKFVVDEMLCSTNLSLGMYPGLTHGAISALHAHGSDELKQTYLEKLVSGEWTGTMCLTEPQCGTDLGLIRTRATPNADGSYAIEGTKIWITGGEHDLTDNIVHLVLAKLPGAPDTTKGISLFVVPKVLPESGERNPAFCGGLEHKMGIKGSATCVMNFEGAKGWLVGEPNDGMRAMFTMMNEARLMVGMQGLGLAEMAYQESLGFARERLQGRSMSGAKNPGGPADPIIVHPDVRRMLMRQKVLNEGMRAMALFAGHQLDLSVAHPDELVRESADDLVQLLTPVVKAFLTDEGSNNTNIGLQVLGGSGFTTDWPLEQLVRDGRIARIYEGTNGIQALDLVGRKLSLKGGRLVRTLFGVFSSYLKENPEAPHRDELKGAVSALEKATLWLATNAPKDPEQAGAAATPYLRLMALTVIGYMWSRMANVAGQQIAAGEGNKPLLESKLVSARFYFEKLLPEIHWLLSDIESGKDSLMDMGDDHWAA, from the coding sequence ATGAAATACCAGGCCCCGGCGAATGATCTTCGTTTTTTTTTGTTTGATGTACTGGGTGTAGACCGGCTTCATGAGCTGGAAAAATACGCCGATGCCACACCGGATCTGATTTCTGTGGTTATTGATGAAGCCGGCAAACTGGCGGCTGAAGTCATTCAGCCTACCAATCAAACCGGTGACCGTGAAGGCTGCCATTACGACCCTGAAACCCATGCGGTGACAACGCCTGACGCGTTCAAACCGGCCTACAAAAAACTTGTAGACGGTGGCTGGACCTCACTGGACGCGCCGGTGGAGTTTGGCGGGCAGGGGCTACCCCATACGCTTAAGTTTGTAGTGGATGAAATGCTCTGCTCCACCAACCTTTCACTGGGCATGTACCCGGGGCTAACCCACGGTGCTATCAGCGCACTGCACGCCCATGGCTCCGACGAGCTCAAGCAAACCTATCTGGAAAAACTGGTGTCCGGCGAATGGACAGGCACCATGTGCCTAACCGAGCCCCAGTGTGGTACTGACCTTGGCCTGATTCGTACCCGTGCCACGCCCAACGCCGATGGCAGCTACGCCATTGAGGGCACCAAAATCTGGATCACCGGCGGCGAACACGACCTGACCGACAACATTGTGCACCTGGTACTGGCAAAGCTGCCCGGCGCGCCGGACACCACAAAAGGCATTTCGCTGTTTGTGGTTCCGAAGGTTCTGCCTGAGTCTGGTGAGCGCAACCCTGCTTTCTGTGGTGGCCTGGAACACAAAATGGGCATTAAAGGCTCCGCGACCTGCGTGATGAATTTTGAGGGCGCCAAAGGCTGGCTGGTGGGCGAGCCCAACGACGGCATGCGCGCCATGTTTACCATGATGAACGAAGCACGCCTGATGGTGGGTATGCAGGGCCTCGGCCTTGCCGAGATGGCTTATCAGGAAAGCCTTGGATTTGCCCGCGAGCGTCTGCAAGGCCGTTCGATGAGTGGCGCAAAGAACCCTGGCGGCCCGGCCGACCCGATTATTGTGCACCCCGATGTTCGCCGCATGCTGATGCGGCAGAAAGTTCTGAACGAAGGCATGCGTGCCATGGCCCTGTTTGCCGGTCATCAGTTGGATCTCTCGGTTGCCCATCCGGATGAGTTGGTGCGGGAATCCGCCGATGATCTGGTGCAATTGCTGACCCCGGTGGTAAAAGCGTTTCTGACCGACGAAGGTTCCAACAATACGAACATCGGCCTGCAAGTGTTGGGCGGTTCGGGTTTCACCACCGACTGGCCGCTGGAGCAGCTGGTTCGCGATGGCCGCATTGCGCGCATCTATGAAGGCACAAACGGCATACAGGCGCTGGATTTGGTGGGCCGTAAACTGAGCCTGAAAGGTGGACGGCTGGTGCGCACCCTGTTTGGTGTATTTTCAAGCTACCTGAAAGAAAACCCGGAAGCACCCCATCGCGATGAGCTGAAAGGCGCTGTAAGTGCGCTTGAAAAGGCCACTCTATGGCTGGCAACCAACGCGCCAAAAGATCCGGAGCAGGCCGGCGCGGCTGCCACGCCTTATCTGCGCCTGATGGCCCTGACGGTTATTGGCTATATGTGGTCACGCATGGCCAACGTTGCCGGCCAGCAGATTGCAGCCGGGGAGGGCAACAAGCCTCTGCTGGAAAGCAAGCTGGTGTCTGCCCGCTTTTACTTTGAAAAGCTGCTGCCGGAAATTCACTGGTTGCTAAGCGACATCGAAAGCGGCAAGGACAGCCTGATGGATATGGGAGACGATCACTGGGCTGCGTGA
- a CDS encoding dienelactone hydrolase family protein: MNMIQRLALTAATSLVFTTAAFAEIVSETVEYTVDGDSFTGYMVYDDDVEGERPGILVVHEWWGHNEFARSQAERLAEEGYTAFALDMYGTGKLAEHPDDAKKFMQATMGDKQALEARFREAMSILQDHETVDESRIAAQGYCFGGAVVLNMARLGLDLDGVVSLHGSLGSDIQPEQGAVTARILAYTGGADPFVPVEQVTGFVSEMTKAGADLSLTVFPGVKHSFTSKAADDTGEKFGLPMAYNKEAANRAWEGTMAFYQDIFAQ, from the coding sequence ATGAACATGATACAACGACTCGCGCTTACCGCGGCGACCTCTCTCGTTTTCACTACGGCAGCCTTTGCCGAGATAGTGTCTGAAACAGTGGAGTATACCGTCGATGGTGATTCGTTCACCGGCTATATGGTGTATGACGACGATGTTGAGGGCGAGCGCCCGGGAATACTGGTAGTTCACGAGTGGTGGGGCCACAACGAATTTGCCCGCAGCCAGGCCGAAAGGCTGGCTGAAGAGGGCTATACTGCGTTTGCACTGGACATGTACGGCACCGGTAAGCTGGCCGAACATCCTGACGACGCCAAGAAATTCATGCAGGCCACCATGGGCGACAAACAGGCACTCGAAGCCCGCTTCCGCGAGGCCATGAGCATTCTGCAGGACCATGAAACGGTTGACGAATCCCGGATTGCGGCCCAGGGTTATTGTTTTGGTGGTGCTGTCGTGCTTAACATGGCGCGGCTCGGCCTCGATCTTGACGGCGTCGTCAGCCTGCACGGATCACTGGGTAGCGACATCCAGCCCGAACAGGGCGCAGTTACGGCTAGGATTTTGGCCTACACCGGTGGCGCTGATCCGTTCGTTCCAGTGGAGCAGGTCACCGGTTTTGTCAGTGAAATGACCAAAGCCGGTGCAGACCTTAGCCTGACTGTGTTCCCCGGCGTCAAGCACTCCTTCACCTCCAAAGCGGCTGATGATACCGGTGAAAAGTTCGGGTTGCCCATGGCTTATAATAAAGAAGCCGCCAATCGTGCATGGGAAGGCACGATGGCGTTCTATCAGGATATATTTGCCCAGTAA
- a CDS encoding glutathione S-transferase family protein, with protein sequence MKLLGSTTSPYVRRTRLLLADRPYDFVNLDIYGEGRDELRKNNPALKIPMLDDDGQEIYDSRVIARYLGAKLGIAAPSWDQENQLTLIDAANDSCVTMLLSKRSGLDIEQDAMFYNIQRERIMTTLRTLSAMVDAGEFTDWHYPSICLFSLIDWLDFRALVDFEGIESLLSFRGHNLQQPMVAETDPRKA encoded by the coding sequence ATGAAGCTGCTTGGCTCGACCACATCCCCTTATGTCCGACGCACCCGGCTGTTGCTGGCGGACCGTCCTTATGATTTTGTGAACCTGGATATCTACGGCGAGGGGCGAGACGAGTTGCGTAAAAATAACCCGGCGCTCAAAATTCCGATGCTGGATGATGATGGCCAGGAAATATACGATTCCCGGGTTATCGCTCGCTATCTTGGGGCTAAGCTGGGCATCGCCGCCCCGAGCTGGGATCAGGAAAACCAGCTAACGTTGATTGATGCGGCTAACGATTCCTGTGTCACGATGCTGTTGTCGAAACGATCCGGCCTCGACATCGAGCAGGATGCGATGTTTTACAACATCCAGCGCGAACGAATCATGACGACCTTGCGTACGTTGTCAGCCATGGTGGATGCGGGCGAATTCACAGACTGGCATTATCCGTCAATCTGTCTGTTCAGTCTGATTGACTGGCTGGATTTCCGGGCTCTTGTCGATTTTGAGGGCATCGAGAGTTTGTTGTCATTCCGGGGCCATAATTTGCAACAACCTATGGTCGCGGAAACGGACCCCCGCAAAGCCTGA
- a CDS encoding MATE family efflux transporter — translation MVRLSIPASMGMVFNTLYNLTDIWFAGYLGDDALAGLSIAGSVFFLLLSIGLGIQAGASAMIAPEVGRAGIKGAIKGGTSEIKHWIDNVTGMAIGFSVLSFLLGAFAARPLVVLLGAEPNIEPLAMEYLWVTLAGSIGFTLSFGAAGALMALGDTKSNRNALGIGFFANFALNPLFTFGLGLGVTGIALATVTIKIATALYLLRVLAKRLNIRIRPAFNWPRWQALLKQVLPASFNTLTIVLGSFITVALIGQFGSHHVAGYTVGLRLEQLLLLPALGLNSAVMAIAGQNLGAGNNARVAETYQKSLLIGLAMAVVSIPVMYFLSPLMMGFFTDTDAIKNTGVTYLRIDALAFYAYVVLFQSVAVLQAMRKPMFPMYLGIARQLVIPAIINYVLIVLWDYPMVSMFYTIVIVVMVSSVIAHVYTKREISRLPRAGTLE, via the coding sequence ATGGTAAGGCTGTCAATCCCGGCATCAATGGGAATGGTGTTCAACACCCTGTACAACCTCACAGACATCTGGTTCGCGGGCTACCTGGGTGACGATGCACTGGCGGGCTTATCAATAGCTGGCAGCGTGTTTTTCCTCTTACTCTCCATTGGTCTCGGGATACAGGCGGGTGCGTCAGCCATGATTGCACCGGAGGTTGGGCGGGCCGGCATAAAAGGTGCCATAAAGGGTGGCACAAGTGAGATCAAGCACTGGATCGACAACGTCACTGGAATGGCCATTGGATTCAGTGTTTTATCCTTTTTGCTCGGGGCTTTCGCGGCGCGACCATTGGTCGTATTACTGGGAGCAGAGCCGAATATTGAGCCGTTAGCCATGGAATATTTGTGGGTAACATTGGCAGGTTCTATCGGCTTCACCCTCTCTTTTGGTGCCGCGGGTGCTTTGATGGCCCTGGGCGATACGAAGTCCAACCGCAACGCACTGGGCATTGGCTTTTTTGCGAACTTCGCATTAAACCCACTTTTCACGTTCGGCCTTGGGCTTGGCGTGACTGGCATAGCATTAGCGACCGTTACTATTAAAATAGCGACTGCACTTTACTTGTTACGAGTGCTTGCTAAACGGTTGAACATACGCATAAGACCGGCGTTCAACTGGCCTCGGTGGCAAGCTTTGCTCAAACAAGTGCTGCCCGCCAGCTTCAATACACTCACTATTGTTCTGGGTAGTTTCATTACCGTGGCGCTCATTGGGCAGTTTGGCAGCCATCACGTGGCAGGTTACACAGTGGGCTTACGGCTCGAACAACTACTATTGTTGCCCGCATTGGGTTTAAACAGTGCGGTTATGGCGATTGCCGGTCAGAACTTAGGCGCAGGCAACAATGCGCGCGTGGCAGAGACTTATCAAAAGAGTTTGTTGATTGGGCTAGCTATGGCAGTGGTTTCAATACCTGTTATGTACTTTTTGTCTCCGCTTATGATGGGTTTTTTCACCGACACAGATGCAATCAAGAACACCGGCGTAACCTATCTCAGGATCGATGCTTTAGCGTTTTATGCGTATGTGGTTTTATTCCAAAGCGTGGCTGTGCTGCAGGCAATGCGCAAGCCCATGTTCCCGATGTACCTTGGTATTGCAAGGCAACTGGTGATACCAGCAATCATCAATTATGTGCTGATTGTGCTTTGGGACTATCCCATGGTGTCCATGTTCTACACCATCGTGATTGTGGTGATGGTCAGTTCTGTGATCGCGCACGTTTATACTAAGCGGGAAATTAGCAGGCTGCCTCGGGCTGGTACACTCGAGTGA
- a CDS encoding MgtC/SapB family protein: protein MSVWEVIVATVAAEFSDINDIEQNTRVGVRLVLAVLLGGVLGYERESQGKAAGLRTHMLVSLGAALFVIGADPTGTFNDAMSRVIQGVVAGIGFLGAGTIIKSASLSNIRGLTTAAGLWLTAAMGVAIGLGQEVIAIMTTLLALIILHLVPLLLERKTADKADD from the coding sequence ATGTCCGTATGGGAAGTGATTGTCGCAACCGTCGCCGCGGAGTTTTCGGATATCAACGATATCGAGCAGAACACACGCGTCGGGGTGAGATTGGTGCTGGCTGTCTTGCTCGGCGGAGTGCTCGGCTATGAGCGTGAAAGTCAGGGCAAGGCCGCGGGCTTGCGCACCCATATGCTGGTGTCCCTGGGCGCCGCGTTGTTTGTCATCGGCGCAGATCCCACCGGCACTTTCAATGACGCAATGAGTCGCGTTATTCAAGGTGTGGTGGCCGGCATCGGCTTTCTTGGTGCGGGCACCATCATCAAGAGTGCGTCGCTGTCCAATATCCGGGGTCTGACGACCGCGGCTGGTTTGTGGCTGACGGCCGCCATGGGTGTCGCGATAGGTCTGGGCCAGGAAGTGATAGCCATTATGACTACGTTGCTGGCATTGATTATCTTGCATCTGGTGCCGCTTCTGCTGGAGCGCAAAACTGCGGATAAGGCGGACGACTGA
- a CDS encoding saccharopine dehydrogenase family protein, whose protein sequence is MKKNVLIIGGGGVAQVVAHKCAQNNDVLGQITLASRTQSKCDAIVKSVEEKGSMKVPGKIQTFALDALNIPATEELIYQTESQIVINVGSAFINMSVMTACINTGAAYLDTAIHEEPDKICEEPPWYGNYEWTRKDEFAKAKITAILGVGFDPGVVNAYAKLAVGEYFDTVDSIDIIDINAGDHDRYFATNFDPEINFREFTGRVWSWQNRQWTKNKMFENKRTDNLPVVGEHTSYMTGHDEIHSLSKNLDVPNIRFWMGFGEHYITVFTVLNSLGLLSEQPVKTAEGLEVVPLKLVKAILPDPSSLAPNYTGKTCIGDLVKGQKDGQEKEVFIYNVADHEAAYEEVGSQGISYTAGVPPVAAALLIADGTWDIGTMANVEELPPRPFLNLLNQMGLPTCIRDEEGERPLIFS, encoded by the coding sequence ATGAAAAAAAATGTCTTGATTATCGGAGGTGGGGGCGTTGCTCAGGTGGTCGCCCATAAATGCGCTCAGAATAATGACGTTCTGGGCCAAATCACTTTGGCTTCACGTACTCAATCCAAGTGTGATGCCATTGTTAAAAGCGTAGAAGAAAAAGGCAGCATGAAAGTGCCCGGCAAAATTCAAACCTTTGCGCTGGATGCCCTGAATATCCCCGCCACTGAAGAACTGATCTATCAGACAGAATCCCAGATTGTTATCAATGTTGGCTCGGCTTTTATCAATATGTCGGTGATGACCGCCTGCATCAATACCGGCGCTGCGTATCTGGACACCGCCATTCACGAAGAGCCGGATAAGATTTGCGAAGAGCCGCCCTGGTACGGTAACTATGAATGGACGCGCAAGGATGAATTTGCAAAGGCCAAGATCACGGCCATTCTAGGTGTGGGCTTTGATCCGGGTGTCGTTAATGCCTATGCCAAGCTGGCGGTTGGTGAATATTTTGACACGGTTGATTCCATCGACATTATCGACATCAATGCCGGGGATCATGACCGTTATTTTGCCACCAACTTTGATCCCGAGATCAACTTCCGTGAATTTACCGGGCGCGTTTGGTCCTGGCAGAATCGCCAGTGGACCAAAAACAAGATGTTCGAGAATAAGCGCACAGATAATCTGCCTGTGGTGGGTGAACATACCAGCTACATGACCGGGCATGATGAAATTCATTCACTGTCCAAAAACCTGGATGTGCCCAACATTCGTTTCTGGATGGGTTTTGGTGAGCACTATATTACGGTGTTCACGGTACTCAATAGCCTGGGATTACTGTCTGAGCAACCCGTGAAAACGGCAGAAGGCCTGGAGGTGGTTCCCTTGAAGTTGGTGAAAGCCATTTTGCCCGACCCTTCTTCCCTGGCGCCAAATTACACGGGCAAAACGTGTATTGGTGACCTAGTCAAAGGTCAGAAAGACGGCCAGGAGAAGGAGGTCTTCATTTACAATGTCGCCGACCATGAAGCCGCTTACGAAGAAGTGGGTAGCCAGGGCATTTCCTATACCGCAGGTGTTCCCCCAGTGGCTGCGGCCCTGTTGATTGCTGATGGCACCTGGGATATAGGCACCATGGCCAACGTGGAAGAACTGCCACCCCGACCTTTTCTGAACCTGCTTAACCAGATGGGGCTGCCCACCTGTATTCGTGATGAAGAAGGTGAAAGGCCGCTGATCTTTTCTTGA